The Streptomyces sp. WZ-12 genome segment GCGCTGGGCCGGGCCGCCGCGCTGCTCGCCCCGGGCACGCCGGGCCGTCCGCTGCTGGACTACCGGCGCGGCCTGATGGCCGAGCACCTCGCCGACAGCCCGGACGCCGCCCGCGCCGCCTACCGCCGCGCGCATGCCGGTGCCGTCGCCCACGGCGACCGCCTGCTGCTCTCCTTCACCTGGCGCCACCTGGCCGGACTGGCGCTGCGCGACGGGGAGTTGGCGGAGGCCCGGCACGGTTTCGCGGAGTCCCTGCGGATCCGCGAGGAGTTGGGGTTCCTGGTCGGTACCGCACCGGCGCTGGCCGCGCTGGCGGAGGCCGTCCCCGAGGACGAGGCGGCCCGGCTGCGCACGGAGGCCGCCCGGCTGTTCCGCCTCATGGGCGGCGTGCCCACCTGGCTCGCCGGCCAGCTCCCGCAGCCCCCGCCGGAGGAGCCAGCGGAGGTCGGGGAGCCCGCCGGGTAGTCGTCGCGCCGGCGCCGGCCGAAGGCGCCTCCCCGGCCGTCAACCACCCGACATCGGCCATGCCGCGCCCCGCGCCGATTGGCCGGAATGCGTCCCCGCCGGTCGCGGATCGGCCGGGCCGCGGTGGCTGTCGCCGCCGCACCGGCCGCCGACCGGGCAGTAGCGCGACGCCCCACGGACCACGAGAATGGCCACAAGTCGCACTGCGACGGGGCGGCGCGGCCTGGATGCTGGTCCGGGTCCAGCTCCCTCTGGCAGCGCCTTTCAGGAGGCCCACCGTGGCAGGAGTCACCCCCACGAGCTCCGGAACCGACTGGGGCAAGGCACATTTCGAGTCGATCTACAACTGCCCTGATCCGCGCCGCTACTTCGACACGCTCCACCCGCTCGCGTACCAGATCCCGCACCACGGCCAGGCGGTGTTCCGCGCCCTGGCCGACGCCCTACGGCGCCGCCGCGGCGACCGCCCACCGCTACGCGTCGTCGACCTCTGCTGCTCCTACGGGATCAACCCGGCCCTGCTCAACCACCGGGTCACCCTCGACGACCTCTACCACCACTACGTCACCACCGACCCGCACGCCCTCAAAGGCGACTCCCTGGCCCGCGCGGACCGGGCCTACTACGCCGCCCGTCGACTGCCCGGCGCGGCCCGGGTGACCGGCATCGACGCCGCGGACCGCGCGGTCGGCTACGCGGTGGCCGCCGGCCTGCTCGACCACGGCTTCGCGGAGAACCTGGAGCTCGACGCCGCAAGTCCCGCGCTGCACCAGGCGCTGGCCGGCACCGACCTGGTCACCGTCACCGGCGGCGTCGGCTACATCACCGCCCGCACCTTCGCCCGGCTCTTCGACTGCCTCGCCGAGCCGCCCTGGGTCGCCGCGTTCGTGCTGCGCACGGTGTCGTACCGGCCGATCTCCGCGCTGCTGGCCCGGGCCGGACTGGTGACCGAGCGGGTCACCACGCGCACGTTCCGCCAGCGCCGGTTCGCCGACGAGGCCGAGCGCCGGGCGGCGTTCGAGGCGCTGGCGGCCCGCGGGCTGCCCACCGGCGGCAAGGAGGCCGACGGCTTCTACCACGCCGAGTTGTACGTCTCCCGGCCCGCCGCCGACGTCACGGCGCTGCCCCTGGCGGAGTTGCTGCCCGCCTTCTGACGCCGGCCCTCACCACCCGGCCGGCCCCGCGCTCAGTGCGGCCGCGGCGCCGCCGACAGGTGCGCCCGGGCGATCCGCTCCACGACCCCGTGCTCCTGGGCGATCAGCGCGTCCAGCAGGGCCGTGTGCTCGGAGGCGTCGGCCAGCAGTTCGGCCGTGCGGAGGCGGGAGCCGCCGCCGGCCGACCACTGTGCGCGGCGCAGCAGTTCGCCGGCGACCTCGGTGAGCCGGCGGTTCCCGGTCAGCGAGATCAGCGCCTCGTGGAAGGCGTGGTCGGCGTCGGCGTACCCGACCCGGTCGCCCCGGGCGGCGGCGGCCACCCCGTCGTCGGCCAGCGGGCGCAGCTCCTCCCAGCGGTCCGCGGGCACCGCCCGGGCCAGCCGCAGCAGCGCGGGCACCTCCAACATGGTGCGGACCTCGGCGAGTTCGGCGAGGTCGCGGGAGCTGCGCTCGCGGACCCGGAAGCCGCGGTTGGGCACCACCTCGACGGCCCCCTCGCCGGCGAGCTGCTGCATGGCCTCGCGGACCGGGGTCGCGGAGACGCCGTACCGCTCGGCGAGGGCCGGCGCGGAGTAGACCTCGCCGGGGAGGAGTTCCCCGGCGGTCAGCGCGCGGCGCAGGGCGGTGAGGACCTGGCCACGGACCGAGTGCCGGCGCGGCCGCTGCCGGGGCAGGCGCAGGCCGGCGGCCTCCGGGCCACCGTCACCAGCGCCGCGGGGTGCGGCGCAGGCGGCCGGTGCGGGCGGCCACGCCCCGGCCTGCGGCCGCGGTTCCGCCGTGCCCTGCTCCATTGACGCTCCTCCTGCTGACGACTGCTGACGATCGGGAACCTGGTCGCCACCGGGGCCGGACGGCCGGCCGGGGTTGGACGATCAAGGTCGGACGATCGAGCTAGCACTCTAAGCGTCCGAAGCCGCGGTTCACACGCCCGCGGGGGCGGGTAGGGATGTCGGATAAGGTAAGGCTTACCTGCTAACGATCGCGATTCGGTGGTCCCCCGCATGCCTTCTGCCACTGCCGCCGCGCCTGCCGCCCCCTTCGCCGGCCACCCGGCCAAGGACGCCTACGCCCGGCTCGCCGAGGTCTTCCCCGACCTCCGGGTGACGCTCTGGGACGACGAGCCGCCCGCCGGCGACGGCTGGTGGACGGCGTCCGCGCTGGCCGCCGGCGGCCCGGTGTTGGACACCTTCCTCGCCGACGAGGCGGCCCGCATCACCGCCGAACACGGCCGCCCCGCCCGCCCCGACGTGGTCGCCAGCTTCGCCCTGCACCGCTACGCCTGGCCGGTCTGCCTGCTGATCACCGTCCCGTGGTTCCTGCTCCGGCGGGTGCCGCACCTGCCGGTGGCGGACGTCCGCTTCCACCGCGGGCTGGGTCGACTGGCAGTGCGCGCCGCCTCGTTCGGGTGCCTCCCCGACGACCCGGCGGCGACCCTGCCCGGCGCCCGGGTGGTGCCGGACGAGGAGGCCCTGCGCGCCGAGGTCCGCGCGGCGGTCGCCGACCATCTGCGGCCCGTCCTGGACGGCTTCCGCACCCGGGTGCGGCGCGGGCCGCGGGCGCTGTGGGGGATGGCGTCCGACGAGATCGTCGAGGGGCTGTGGTACGTCGGGCAGTTGCTGGGCGAAGGGCCGCGCGCGCGGGCCGAGTTGGCGCGGCTGCTGCCGGGGGCCACCGCGCCGTACGCGGCCGACGCCGGGTTCCGCGAGCTGACCGGGCCGGACGGCGCCGCGCTGCCGACCCGGGACCGCGCCAGCTGCTGCATGTACTACACGCTGCGCCCCGAGGACACCTGCGCCACCTGCCCGCGCACCTGCGACGCGGAGCGCATCAGCCGCCTCACGGCAACCTCCTGACCCACCGGCCGCCCACAAGAGCGAGCGTTTCTCGCACACAACTCCCGCAGCAGGCATGGGAGTTCGATTTTCCGGCCGCTCAGCCGCGTGCCCCGGCACCCCTTGGCGTGCTCTTGCGCGGAAAGCCGGTACGTCCGGAGCCGGTTCCGTCAGGATGGCGCGCGCGCTCGCCGATTCGCGACAGCGCGGCAATCTGAGCAAGGGGTTCCGGAATGAGAACGACCGATATATCGCTTAATTGGCTGGTTCCGGCGCTTCTGCTGCTCGCCGGGGTCCTGGTCGCCGCCGTCCTCGTGCTGCGCGGCAAACGCGCGGACCGCCAGGCCGGCACCGACGACTCCTGGGAACGCAGCGAGGAGCGCCGCCGCCGCAAGGAGACCGTCTTCGCCTCGGCCTCCTATGTGTTGCTGTTCTGCTGTGCCGCGGTCGCCGCGGCGCTCTCCTTCCACGGGCTGGTCGGCTTCGGCGTCCAGAACCTCGGCCTGTCCGGGGGCTGGGAGTACCTGGTGCCGTTCGGGCTCGACGGCGCGGCGATGTTCTGCTCCGTGCTGGCGGTGCGCGAGGCCAGCCACGGCGACGCGGCGCTCGGCTCCCGGATGCTGGTGTGGACGTTCGCCGGCGCCGCCGCGTGGTTCAACTGGGTGCACGCCCCGCGCGGCATGGCCCATGCCGGGGCTCCGCAGTTCTTCGCCGGCATGTCGCTGTCGGCCGCGGTCCTCTTCGACCGGGCGCTGAAGCAGACCCGCCGAGCGGCGCTGCGCGAGCAGGGCCTGGTGCCCCGTCCGCTGCCGCAGATCCGGATCGTGCGCTGGCTGCGGGCGCCCCGCGAGACCTTCGCCGCCTGGTCGTTGATGCTGCTGGAGGGCGTGCGGACGCTGGACGAGGCGGTCGAGGAGGTCCGCGAGGACAAGCGGGAGAAGGCCCGGAGCCGGCTCCGCCGGCGGGAGCAGGGCAAGTTGGACCGGGCCCGCATCAAGGCCCTCAACCGACAGCACCGCTCCTGGGGCAGGCGCGGCACCCGCCAGGTCGCCGTCGCGGTGGCCGCACCGGCGCCCACCGCGGAGCCCGGCCCGAACACCTCCGGGCCGGTCGAGCCGGCGCCGCTGCCCCAGGGCGAGTCGACCAAGCGGCCCCGGCCGGCCCTCAAGGCCGTGACCGGCGCCGACTCCGACGGCCCCGCGCCCGGGCGCCGCGGCGCCATCGACCTCACCGCCGAGGACGACCCCCAGACCAGCCCCCGGCTGGACACCCTGGAGGAGAAACTCGCCGAGATCGAGCGGCAGTTCGGCTGATCGGTGGCGGACCGCGCCGACCCCACACCCCCGGCTGCGCGTCAGGCCGGTCCGCCTCCCAGCTCGAACCACACGCACTTGCCGACGCCCTCGGACCGGACGCCCCAGTCGTCCGCCAGCGCCCGGACCAGCGTCAGCCCCCGCCCCGACGTCCCGGTGACCGACGTGGCGCGCGGCTCAGGTATCCGGGTGGCGAAGTCCCGCACCTCCACCCGCAGCCGGTCGGTGACCCGCGCCGTCACCACCGCCCCGCCCTCGGTGTGCAGCAGGGCATTGGTGATCAACTCGCTGGTCAGCAGCACCGCCACCTCGGGGTCCGCCGGTGCGCGGCCATCCGGCGGCGCCCAGCGGCCGAGTAACTCCCGCAGTTCCCCGCGGACCTCGCCGACGGCCTTCAGATCGGCCTGTCGCACCTTGCGTTCCCACACTCGCGGCGGCCGCACCGCGACCGTCCCGCCCCCGCTCCCCCCCTCCCCTTGCTGCCGTCTGTCGCGCTCCTCGCACCGCACAGGCTGACGCATGCTCCCCCCGCCCCCAACGAACCCAGCGTTCTGCCTCGAACAGCCTCACGGTCAGCATTCCCACCGGGCCCGGCCCCATGCTTCCGCTTGCCGCCGGCCCGCCGGCGCGCCCACCGGGGCCGGGCGGTGCCGGTCTGCGGCGGCCCGGCGGAACGGGCCCGGGCGGGCCGAGGTGGGTATACGTTCCGCGACCGCCCGGAGCGCGCCGGTCCGCGGGCCGGTGCCGGGCCCGCCCGTACGAGCGTTGAGGAGCCGCCGTGCACGACGATCGACTACTGGTGGAGGGGCGCCTGGCGCGGGCGCTCGAACAGCACATCCGCCCCGCCCAGTACGCGGCCCGCCGACCGCTGCGGCTCACGGTGTGGCATGTGCCAGGCGAACCCGTGCCCGTCGCCGAGGCGTTGGCCGCCGGCTACGAACCGTTCGCCCTCGGGGACGCCTGGGGGCCGCCGTGGTCGACGAGTTGGTTCCGGCTGGCCGGCGAGGTTCCCCCGGAGTGGGCCGGGCGCCGGGTGGAGGCCGTCCTCGACCCGGGGTTCACCGGA includes the following:
- a CDS encoding GntR family transcriptional regulator encodes the protein MEQGTAEPRPQAGAWPPAPAACAAPRGAGDGGPEAAGLRLPRQRPRRHSVRGQVLTALRRALTAGELLPGEVYSAPALAERYGVSATPVREAMQQLAGEGAVEVVPNRGFRVRERSSRDLAELAEVRTMLEVPALLRLARAVPADRWEELRPLADDGVAAAARGDRVGYADADHAFHEALISLTGNRRLTEVAGELLRRAQWSAGGGSRLRTAELLADASEHTALLDALIAQEHGVVERIARAHLSAAPRPH
- a CDS encoding (2Fe-2S)-binding protein; this translates as MPSATAAAPAAPFAGHPAKDAYARLAEVFPDLRVTLWDDEPPAGDGWWTASALAAGGPVLDTFLADEAARITAEHGRPARPDVVASFALHRYAWPVCLLITVPWFLLRRVPHLPVADVRFHRGLGRLAVRAASFGCLPDDPAATLPGARVVPDEEALRAEVRAAVADHLRPVLDGFRTRVRRGPRALWGMASDEIVEGLWYVGQLLGEGPRARAELARLLPGATAPYAADAGFRELTGPDGAALPTRDRASCCMYYTLRPEDTCATCPRTCDAERISRLTATS
- a CDS encoding DUF2637 domain-containing protein; translated protein: MRTTDISLNWLVPALLLLAGVLVAAVLVLRGKRADRQAGTDDSWERSEERRRRKETVFASASYVLLFCCAAVAAALSFHGLVGFGVQNLGLSGGWEYLVPFGLDGAAMFCSVLAVREASHGDAALGSRMLVWTFAGAAAWFNWVHAPRGMAHAGAPQFFAGMSLSAAVLFDRALKQTRRAALREQGLVPRPLPQIRIVRWLRAPRETFAAWSLMLLEGVRTLDEAVEEVREDKREKARSRLRRREQGKLDRARIKALNRQHRSWGRRGTRQVAVAVAAPAPTAEPGPNTSGPVEPAPLPQGESTKRPRPALKAVTGADSDGPAPGRRGAIDLTAEDDPQTSPRLDTLEEKLAEIERQFG
- a CDS encoding ATP-binding protein; this encodes MRQADLKAVGEVRGELRELLGRWAPPDGRAPADPEVAVLLTSELITNALLHTEGGAVVTARVTDRLRVEVRDFATRIPEPRATSVTGTSGRGLTLVRALADDWGVRSEGVGKCVWFELGGGPA